A window from Vigna angularis cultivar LongXiaoDou No.4 chromosome 7, ASM1680809v1, whole genome shotgun sequence encodes these proteins:
- the LOC108338173 gene encoding protein SMAX1-LIKE 6 isoform X4 produces the protein MPTPVSIARQCLTDEAARALDEAVAVARRRCHAQTTSLHAVSALLAMPTSALREACGRARSGAGAARFSGGYSPRLQFRALELSVGVSLDRLPSSKGGGGGGGEEEPPVSNSLMAAIKRSQANQRRQPESFHAFQQSQHGGTASFLKVELKHFVLSILDDPIVSRVFAEAGFRSCDIKLALLQPPLPPVQHRFARAPPVFLCNLEPDRPDENIRRIAEVLSRKSKRNPLLMGVYAKSALRGFVEMVQKGRGGSVLSSELRVVCLEREIGEFVKRGGSGEEVVGVKLKDLEQQCEGCSGSMVVSFGEVEVFVGEDADVDAVRFVVSGLTRLSKIGGGKVSLLGVAETSHAYSKFLGLFPNVENEWDLHLLTVTSATPSMEGLYSKSSLMGSFVPFGGFFSTPEIRSPLNSTNGSFTRCDKCNEKCEQEVADVLKTSGENTSLNDKMLGFQNKWNDICQRLHHKGSLPHFDISQTRPQAPILETLRFGPGFKESSSKDPSRTEFPYSTTQMSYMPKGLHITFPLPSDTVSVHTVTGSDSKVSEALQIDAKTPRVVPSSVLDHRSSLSHTPVTTDLGLGTLYTSTSQNPDTPKLQDQRKHVQQLSDSISTDCDAINETTSHQIPRSSWSGSNFDGKFDLADFKSLNRVLAESVGWQDEAIRAISQTLSLGKFGSGKSRGSQGRADTWLAFLGPDRLGKRKIASVLAETIFGNSESLISVDLGFQDSFSPLNSVFECQKSRCYDVLRRKTIVDYIAGELSKKPHSVVFLENVDKADFLVQTSLLQAVRAGKFPDSHGRAISINNTIFLVASTKDSSSLVSDESKMFSEERILEAKRCQMQLLLGHASEDAKTIGRTNVKVVASKGFSKSSSLNKRKQTDTSDSKKGTASKMQRQDSESSRSYLDLNMPVEESDEGVNDNDQESESITENTDTWLSDFFDQIDEKVVFKPFNFDELAEQVLKNIGLLFQRTFGSELRLEIDYEVMTHILAAAWLSDKKNAVENWVEHVLGRCFVEAQKKYHHPVSQYVVRLVNCESNFVEEQAPGVCLPARINLD, from the exons ATGCCGACGCCGGTCAGCATAGCAAGGCAATGCTTGACGGACGAGGCGGCGCGTGCGCTAGATGAGGCGGTGGCCGTGGCGCGGCGCCGCTGCCACGCGCAGACGACGTCGCTCCACGCCGTCTCGGCTCTGCTTGCCATGCCAACCTCCGCCCTGCGCGAGGCCTGCGGCCGCGCGCGCTCGGGCGCTGGCGCCGCCAGGTTCTCCGGCGGGTACTCGCCGCGGCTGCAGTTCCGGGCGCTGGAGCTCTCCGTGGGCGTGTCGCTGGACCGGCTTCCGTCGTCAAAGGGGGGTGGCGGCGGGGGCGGTGAGGAGGAACCGCCGGTGTCGAACTCGCTCATGGCGGCCATCAAGCGGTCGCAGGCGAACCAGCGGCGGCAGCCGGAGAGCTTCCACGCGTTCCAGCAGAGCCAGCACGGGGGAACGGCGTCGTTTCTGAAAGTGGAGCTGAAGCACTTCGTTTTGTCAATCCTCGATGATCCAATCGTGAGTCGGGTTTTTGCGGAAGCAGGGTTTCGAAGCTGTGACATCAAACTCGCGCTGCTTCAACCGCCGCTTCCTCCGGTCCAGCACCGGTTCGCCCGGGCCCCTCCAGTTTTTCTCTGCAACCTCGAACCGGACCGTCCCGACGAAAATATTCGCAGGATCGCGGAGGTTCTGTCTAGAAAGAGCAAGCGAAACCCTTTATTGATGGGTGTTTATGCAAAGAGTGCTCTGAGAGGTTTTGTTGAGATGGTTCAGAAGGGTCGAGGGGGTTCTGTTTTGAGTTCGGAGTTGAGGGTGGTTTGTTTGGAGAGGGAGATTGGGGAATTTGTGAAAAGGGGTGGGAGTGGTGAAGAGGTGGTGGGTGTGAAGTTGAAGGACTTGGAGCAGCAATGCGAGGGCTGTTCTGGTTCTATGGTTGTTAGTTTCGGTGAGGTTGAGGTTTTTGTAGGGGAGGATGCGGATGTTGATGCTGTTAGGTTTGTTGTTTCGGGGCTAACGAGGTTGTCAAAGATTGGTGGCGGAAAGGTTTCTTTGCTGGGTGTGGCGGAAACCTCTCACGCTTATTCGAAGTTCTTGGGTCTGTTTCCTAATGTGGAAAACGAGTGGGATCTTCATTTGCTCACTGTCACTTCTGCCACACCTTCTATGGAAGGACTCTACTCTAAGTCCAG CTTGATGGGGTCCTTTGTTCCATTTGGTGGGTTCTTTTCTACACCTGAAATCAGAAGTCCCCTGAACTCCACAAATGGATCTTTTACCCGTTGTGACAAATGCAATGAAAAATGTGAACAAGAAGTTGCTGATGTTCTGAAG ACCAGTGGAGAAAATACAAGTTTGAATGATAAGATGTTGGGATTTCAAAACAAATGGAATGATATTTGTCAGCGTCTTCATCACAAAGGCTCACTGCCTCACTTTGATATTTCTCAGACAAGGCCTCAAGCTCCAATACTTGAGACTTTACGGTTTGGTCCAGGTTTTAAGGAAAGCAGCAGTAAAGATCCATCACGCACTGAATTCCCATATTCTACTACTCAAATGTCTTACATGCCCAAAGGGTTGCATATTACTTTTCCATTACCTTCTGATACAGTCAGTGTTCATACTGTAACTGGTAGTGATTCAAAAGTCTCAGAGGCACTGCAAATTGATGCCAAGACCCCTAGGGTTGTCCCTTCGAGTGTGCTTGACCACAGATCATCTTTATCCCATACACCTGTGACCACAGATTTAGGATTGGGAACGTTATATACATCAACATCTCAGAATCCAGATACCCCAAAACTACAAGATCAGAGAAAGCATGTTCAGCAATTGTCAGACTCTATTTCAACTGATTGTGATGCTATTAATGAAACTACCTCACACCAAATTCCTAGATCTTCTTGGTCTGGTTCAAATTTTGATGGGAAATTTGATTTAGCAGATTTCAAGTCTCTTAATCGAGTTCTTGCTGAATCGGTTGGCTGGCAGGATGAAGCCATCCGTGCTATCAGTCAAACTTTGTCCCTTGGTAAATTTGGTTCAGGAAAGAGTAGAGGTTCACAAGGTAGAGCAGACACATGGTTGGCTTTCCTTGGACCAGATAGACTTGGCAAACGAAAAATTGCTTCAGTTCTTGCAGAGACTATTTTTGGAAACTCTGAAAGCCTAATCTCTGTGGATCTGGGCTTCCAGGATAGCTTTTCCCCATTGAACTCTGTTTTTGAATGCCAAAAATCACGTTGTTATGATGTGCTCAGGAGGAAGACAATTGTGGACTATATTGCTGGAGAGTTGAGTAAAAAACCCCATTCCGTTGTCTTTCTTGAAAACGTAGATAAAGCTGATTTTCTGGTGCAGACTAGTTTGTTGCAGGCAGTAAGAGCTGGCAAATTTCCAGATTCTCATGGAAGGGCAATTAGCATCAATAACACAATCTTTCTTGTAGCCTCAACTAAAGATAGTAGTTCTTTGGTTTCAGATGAGTCTAAGATGTTTTCAGAGGAAAGAATCCTTGAAGCCAAAAGATGTCAAATGCAATTACTACTAGGACATGCTTCCGAGGATGCCAAAACAATTGGTAGAACAAATGTCAAGGTTGTAGCAAGTAAAGGTTTTTCCAAATCATCATCTCTGAACAAAAGAAAGCAGACTGATACTAGTGACTCCAAGAAGGGAACAGCAAGCAAGATGCAGAGACAGGACAGTGAGTCATCTCGATCCTATCTGGATCTAAACATGCCTGTAGAGGAGAGTGATGAGGGTGTGAATGACAATGACCAAGAAAGTGAATCCATAACAGAAAACACAGACACCTGGTTAAGTGACTTCTTTGATCAAATTGATGAGAAAGTGGTGTTTAAGCCATTCAACTTTGATGAGCTTGCTGAGCAAGTGTTGAAAAACATTGGCCTACTATTTCAAAGGACATTCGGATCAGAG
- the LOC108338173 gene encoding protein SMAX1-LIKE 6 isoform X2: MPTPVSIARQCLTDEAARALDEAVAVARRRCHAQTTSLHAVSALLAMPTSALREACGRARSGAGAARFSGGYSPRLQFRALELSVGVSLDRLPSSKGGGGGGGEEEPPVSNSLMAAIKRSQANQRRQPESFHAFQQSQHGGTASFLKVELKHFVLSILDDPIVSRVFAEAGFRSCDIKLALLQPPLPPVQHRFARAPPVFLCNLEPDRPDENIRRIAEVLSRKSKRNPLLMGVYAKSALRGFVEMVQKGRGGSVLSSELRVVCLEREIGEFVKRGGSGEEVVGVKLKDLEQQCEGCSGSMVVSFGEVEVFVGEDADVDAVRFVVSGLTRLSKIGGGKVSLLGVAETSHAYSKFLGLFPNVENEWDLHLLTVTSATPSMEGLYSKSSLMGSFVPFGGFFSTPEIRSPLNSTNGSFTRCDKCNEKCEQEVADVLKVGPSSSNSTSSPWLQKIVNVDNHRGLDVAKTSGENTSLNDKMLGFQNKWNDICQRLHHKGSLPHFDISQTRPQAPILETLRFGPGFKESSSKDPSRTEFPYSTTQMSYMPKGLHITFPLPSDTVSVHTVTGSDSKVSEALQIDAKTPRVVPSSVLDHRSSLSHTPVTTDLGLGTLYTSTSQNPDTPKLQDQRKHVQQLSDSISTDCDAINETTSHQIPRSSWSGSNFDGKFDLADFKSLNRVLAESVGWQDEAIRAISQTLSLGKFGSGKSRGSQGRADTWLAFLGPDRLGKRKIASVLAETIFGNSESLISVDLGFQDSFSPLNSVFECQKSRCYDVLRRKTIVDYIAGELSKKPHSVVFLENVDKADFLVQTSLLQAVRAGKFPDSHGRAISINNTIFLVASTKDSSSLVSDESKMFSEERILEAKRCQMQLLLGHASEDAKTIGRTNVKVVASKGFSKSSSLNKRKQTDTSDSKKGTASKMQRQDSESSRSYLDLNMPVEESDEGVNDNDQESESITENTDTWLSDFFDQIDEKVVFKPFNFDELAEQVLKNIGLLFQRTFGSELRLEIDYEVMTHILAAAWLSDKKNAVENWVEHVLGRCFVEAQKKYHHPVSQYVVRLVNCESNFVEEQAPGVCLPARINLD; encoded by the exons ATGCCGACGCCGGTCAGCATAGCAAGGCAATGCTTGACGGACGAGGCGGCGCGTGCGCTAGATGAGGCGGTGGCCGTGGCGCGGCGCCGCTGCCACGCGCAGACGACGTCGCTCCACGCCGTCTCGGCTCTGCTTGCCATGCCAACCTCCGCCCTGCGCGAGGCCTGCGGCCGCGCGCGCTCGGGCGCTGGCGCCGCCAGGTTCTCCGGCGGGTACTCGCCGCGGCTGCAGTTCCGGGCGCTGGAGCTCTCCGTGGGCGTGTCGCTGGACCGGCTTCCGTCGTCAAAGGGGGGTGGCGGCGGGGGCGGTGAGGAGGAACCGCCGGTGTCGAACTCGCTCATGGCGGCCATCAAGCGGTCGCAGGCGAACCAGCGGCGGCAGCCGGAGAGCTTCCACGCGTTCCAGCAGAGCCAGCACGGGGGAACGGCGTCGTTTCTGAAAGTGGAGCTGAAGCACTTCGTTTTGTCAATCCTCGATGATCCAATCGTGAGTCGGGTTTTTGCGGAAGCAGGGTTTCGAAGCTGTGACATCAAACTCGCGCTGCTTCAACCGCCGCTTCCTCCGGTCCAGCACCGGTTCGCCCGGGCCCCTCCAGTTTTTCTCTGCAACCTCGAACCGGACCGTCCCGACGAAAATATTCGCAGGATCGCGGAGGTTCTGTCTAGAAAGAGCAAGCGAAACCCTTTATTGATGGGTGTTTATGCAAAGAGTGCTCTGAGAGGTTTTGTTGAGATGGTTCAGAAGGGTCGAGGGGGTTCTGTTTTGAGTTCGGAGTTGAGGGTGGTTTGTTTGGAGAGGGAGATTGGGGAATTTGTGAAAAGGGGTGGGAGTGGTGAAGAGGTGGTGGGTGTGAAGTTGAAGGACTTGGAGCAGCAATGCGAGGGCTGTTCTGGTTCTATGGTTGTTAGTTTCGGTGAGGTTGAGGTTTTTGTAGGGGAGGATGCGGATGTTGATGCTGTTAGGTTTGTTGTTTCGGGGCTAACGAGGTTGTCAAAGATTGGTGGCGGAAAGGTTTCTTTGCTGGGTGTGGCGGAAACCTCTCACGCTTATTCGAAGTTCTTGGGTCTGTTTCCTAATGTGGAAAACGAGTGGGATCTTCATTTGCTCACTGTCACTTCTGCCACACCTTCTATGGAAGGACTCTACTCTAAGTCCAG CTTGATGGGGTCCTTTGTTCCATTTGGTGGGTTCTTTTCTACACCTGAAATCAGAAGTCCCCTGAACTCCACAAATGGATCTTTTACCCGTTGTGACAAATGCAATGAAAAATGTGAACAAGAAGTTGCTGATGTTCTGAAGGTAGGTCCTTCGTCTAGTAACTCAACAAGCTCACCCTGGTTACAAAAGATTGTTAATGTGGACAACCATAGAGGGTTGGATGTGGCAAAG ACCAGTGGAGAAAATACAAGTTTGAATGATAAGATGTTGGGATTTCAAAACAAATGGAATGATATTTGTCAGCGTCTTCATCACAAAGGCTCACTGCCTCACTTTGATATTTCTCAGACAAGGCCTCAAGCTCCAATACTTGAGACTTTACGGTTTGGTCCAGGTTTTAAGGAAAGCAGCAGTAAAGATCCATCACGCACTGAATTCCCATATTCTACTACTCAAATGTCTTACATGCCCAAAGGGTTGCATATTACTTTTCCATTACCTTCTGATACAGTCAGTGTTCATACTGTAACTGGTAGTGATTCAAAAGTCTCAGAGGCACTGCAAATTGATGCCAAGACCCCTAGGGTTGTCCCTTCGAGTGTGCTTGACCACAGATCATCTTTATCCCATACACCTGTGACCACAGATTTAGGATTGGGAACGTTATATACATCAACATCTCAGAATCCAGATACCCCAAAACTACAAGATCAGAGAAAGCATGTTCAGCAATTGTCAGACTCTATTTCAACTGATTGTGATGCTATTAATGAAACTACCTCACACCAAATTCCTAGATCTTCTTGGTCTGGTTCAAATTTTGATGGGAAATTTGATTTAGCAGATTTCAAGTCTCTTAATCGAGTTCTTGCTGAATCGGTTGGCTGGCAGGATGAAGCCATCCGTGCTATCAGTCAAACTTTGTCCCTTGGTAAATTTGGTTCAGGAAAGAGTAGAGGTTCACAAGGTAGAGCAGACACATGGTTGGCTTTCCTTGGACCAGATAGACTTGGCAAACGAAAAATTGCTTCAGTTCTTGCAGAGACTATTTTTGGAAACTCTGAAAGCCTAATCTCTGTGGATCTGGGCTTCCAGGATAGCTTTTCCCCATTGAACTCTGTTTTTGAATGCCAAAAATCACGTTGTTATGATGTGCTCAGGAGGAAGACAATTGTGGACTATATTGCTGGAGAGTTGAGTAAAAAACCCCATTCCGTTGTCTTTCTTGAAAACGTAGATAAAGCTGATTTTCTGGTGCAGACTAGTTTGTTGCAGGCAGTAAGAGCTGGCAAATTTCCAGATTCTCATGGAAGGGCAATTAGCATCAATAACACAATCTTTCTTGTAGCCTCAACTAAAGATAGTAGTTCTTTGGTTTCAGATGAGTCTAAGATGTTTTCAGAGGAAAGAATCCTTGAAGCCAAAAGATGTCAAATGCAATTACTACTAGGACATGCTTCCGAGGATGCCAAAACAATTGGTAGAACAAATGTCAAGGTTGTAGCAAGTAAAGGTTTTTCCAAATCATCATCTCTGAACAAAAGAAAGCAGACTGATACTAGTGACTCCAAGAAGGGAACAGCAAGCAAGATGCAGAGACAGGACAGTGAGTCATCTCGATCCTATCTGGATCTAAACATGCCTGTAGAGGAGAGTGATGAGGGTGTGAATGACAATGACCAAGAAAGTGAATCCATAACAGAAAACACAGACACCTGGTTAAGTGACTTCTTTGATCAAATTGATGAGAAAGTGGTGTTTAAGCCATTCAACTTTGATGAGCTTGCTGAGCAAGTGTTGAAAAACATTGGCCTACTATTTCAAAGGACATTCGGATCAGAG
- the LOC108338173 gene encoding protein SMAX1-LIKE 6 isoform X3, which translates to MPTPVSIARQCLTDEAARALDEAVAVARRRCHAQTTSLHAVSALLAMPTSALREACGRARSGAGAARFSGGYSPRLQFRALELSVGVSLDRLPSSKGGGGGGGEEEPPVSNSLMAAIKRSQANQRRQPESFHAFQQSQHGGTASFLKVELKHFVLSILDDPIVSRVFAEAGFRSCDIKLALLQPPLPPVQHRFARAPPVFLCNLEPDRPDENIRRIAEVLSRKSKRNPLLMGVYAKSALRGFVEMVQKGRGGSVLSSELRVVCLEREIGEFVKRGGSGEEVVGVKLKDLEQQCEGCSGSMVVSFGEVEVFVGEDADVDAVRFVVSGLTRLSKIGGGKVSLLGVAETSHAYSKFLGLFPNVENEWDLHLLTVTSATPSMEGLYSKSSLMGSFVPFGGFFSTPEIRSPLNSTNGSFTRCDKCNEKCEQEVADVLKLWLHIFKNGLHYPVQTSGENTSLNDKMLGFQNKWNDICQRLHHKGSLPHFDISQTRPQAPILETLRFGPGFKESSSKDPSRTEFPYSTTQMSYMPKGLHITFPLPSDTVSVHTVTGSDSKVSEALQIDAKTPRVVPSSVLDHRSSLSHTPVTTDLGLGTLYTSTSQNPDTPKLQDQRKHVQQLSDSISTDCDAINETTSHQIPRSSWSGSNFDGKFDLADFKSLNRVLAESVGWQDEAIRAISQTLSLGKFGSGKSRGSQGRADTWLAFLGPDRLGKRKIASVLAETIFGNSESLISVDLGFQDSFSPLNSVFECQKSRCYDVLRRKTIVDYIAGELSKKPHSVVFLENVDKADFLVQTSLLQAVRAGKFPDSHGRAISINNTIFLVASTKDSSSLVSDESKMFSEERILEAKRCQMQLLLGHASEDAKTIGRTNVKVVASKGFSKSSSLNKRKQTDTSDSKKGTASKMQRQDSESSRSYLDLNMPVEESDEGVNDNDQESESITENTDTWLSDFFDQIDEKVVFKPFNFDELAEQVLKNIGLLFQRTFGSELRLEIDYEVMTHILAAAWLSDKKNAVENWVEHVLGRCFVEAQKKYHHPVSQYVVRLVNCESNFVEEQAPGVCLPARINLD; encoded by the exons ATGCCGACGCCGGTCAGCATAGCAAGGCAATGCTTGACGGACGAGGCGGCGCGTGCGCTAGATGAGGCGGTGGCCGTGGCGCGGCGCCGCTGCCACGCGCAGACGACGTCGCTCCACGCCGTCTCGGCTCTGCTTGCCATGCCAACCTCCGCCCTGCGCGAGGCCTGCGGCCGCGCGCGCTCGGGCGCTGGCGCCGCCAGGTTCTCCGGCGGGTACTCGCCGCGGCTGCAGTTCCGGGCGCTGGAGCTCTCCGTGGGCGTGTCGCTGGACCGGCTTCCGTCGTCAAAGGGGGGTGGCGGCGGGGGCGGTGAGGAGGAACCGCCGGTGTCGAACTCGCTCATGGCGGCCATCAAGCGGTCGCAGGCGAACCAGCGGCGGCAGCCGGAGAGCTTCCACGCGTTCCAGCAGAGCCAGCACGGGGGAACGGCGTCGTTTCTGAAAGTGGAGCTGAAGCACTTCGTTTTGTCAATCCTCGATGATCCAATCGTGAGTCGGGTTTTTGCGGAAGCAGGGTTTCGAAGCTGTGACATCAAACTCGCGCTGCTTCAACCGCCGCTTCCTCCGGTCCAGCACCGGTTCGCCCGGGCCCCTCCAGTTTTTCTCTGCAACCTCGAACCGGACCGTCCCGACGAAAATATTCGCAGGATCGCGGAGGTTCTGTCTAGAAAGAGCAAGCGAAACCCTTTATTGATGGGTGTTTATGCAAAGAGTGCTCTGAGAGGTTTTGTTGAGATGGTTCAGAAGGGTCGAGGGGGTTCTGTTTTGAGTTCGGAGTTGAGGGTGGTTTGTTTGGAGAGGGAGATTGGGGAATTTGTGAAAAGGGGTGGGAGTGGTGAAGAGGTGGTGGGTGTGAAGTTGAAGGACTTGGAGCAGCAATGCGAGGGCTGTTCTGGTTCTATGGTTGTTAGTTTCGGTGAGGTTGAGGTTTTTGTAGGGGAGGATGCGGATGTTGATGCTGTTAGGTTTGTTGTTTCGGGGCTAACGAGGTTGTCAAAGATTGGTGGCGGAAAGGTTTCTTTGCTGGGTGTGGCGGAAACCTCTCACGCTTATTCGAAGTTCTTGGGTCTGTTTCCTAATGTGGAAAACGAGTGGGATCTTCATTTGCTCACTGTCACTTCTGCCACACCTTCTATGGAAGGACTCTACTCTAAGTCCAG CTTGATGGGGTCCTTTGTTCCATTTGGTGGGTTCTTTTCTACACCTGAAATCAGAAGTCCCCTGAACTCCACAAATGGATCTTTTACCCGTTGTGACAAATGCAATGAAAAATGTGAACAAGAAGTTGCTGATGTTCTGAAG TTATGGCTGCATATATTTAAGAATGGGCTCCATTATCCAGTGCAGACCAGTGGAGAAAATACAAGTTTGAATGATAAGATGTTGGGATTTCAAAACAAATGGAATGATATTTGTCAGCGTCTTCATCACAAAGGCTCACTGCCTCACTTTGATATTTCTCAGACAAGGCCTCAAGCTCCAATACTTGAGACTTTACGGTTTGGTCCAGGTTTTAAGGAAAGCAGCAGTAAAGATCCATCACGCACTGAATTCCCATATTCTACTACTCAAATGTCTTACATGCCCAAAGGGTTGCATATTACTTTTCCATTACCTTCTGATACAGTCAGTGTTCATACTGTAACTGGTAGTGATTCAAAAGTCTCAGAGGCACTGCAAATTGATGCCAAGACCCCTAGGGTTGTCCCTTCGAGTGTGCTTGACCACAGATCATCTTTATCCCATACACCTGTGACCACAGATTTAGGATTGGGAACGTTATATACATCAACATCTCAGAATCCAGATACCCCAAAACTACAAGATCAGAGAAAGCATGTTCAGCAATTGTCAGACTCTATTTCAACTGATTGTGATGCTATTAATGAAACTACCTCACACCAAATTCCTAGATCTTCTTGGTCTGGTTCAAATTTTGATGGGAAATTTGATTTAGCAGATTTCAAGTCTCTTAATCGAGTTCTTGCTGAATCGGTTGGCTGGCAGGATGAAGCCATCCGTGCTATCAGTCAAACTTTGTCCCTTGGTAAATTTGGTTCAGGAAAGAGTAGAGGTTCACAAGGTAGAGCAGACACATGGTTGGCTTTCCTTGGACCAGATAGACTTGGCAAACGAAAAATTGCTTCAGTTCTTGCAGAGACTATTTTTGGAAACTCTGAAAGCCTAATCTCTGTGGATCTGGGCTTCCAGGATAGCTTTTCCCCATTGAACTCTGTTTTTGAATGCCAAAAATCACGTTGTTATGATGTGCTCAGGAGGAAGACAATTGTGGACTATATTGCTGGAGAGTTGAGTAAAAAACCCCATTCCGTTGTCTTTCTTGAAAACGTAGATAAAGCTGATTTTCTGGTGCAGACTAGTTTGTTGCAGGCAGTAAGAGCTGGCAAATTTCCAGATTCTCATGGAAGGGCAATTAGCATCAATAACACAATCTTTCTTGTAGCCTCAACTAAAGATAGTAGTTCTTTGGTTTCAGATGAGTCTAAGATGTTTTCAGAGGAAAGAATCCTTGAAGCCAAAAGATGTCAAATGCAATTACTACTAGGACATGCTTCCGAGGATGCCAAAACAATTGGTAGAACAAATGTCAAGGTTGTAGCAAGTAAAGGTTTTTCCAAATCATCATCTCTGAACAAAAGAAAGCAGACTGATACTAGTGACTCCAAGAAGGGAACAGCAAGCAAGATGCAGAGACAGGACAGTGAGTCATCTCGATCCTATCTGGATCTAAACATGCCTGTAGAGGAGAGTGATGAGGGTGTGAATGACAATGACCAAGAAAGTGAATCCATAACAGAAAACACAGACACCTGGTTAAGTGACTTCTTTGATCAAATTGATGAGAAAGTGGTGTTTAAGCCATTCAACTTTGATGAGCTTGCTGAGCAAGTGTTGAAAAACATTGGCCTACTATTTCAAAGGACATTCGGATCAGAG